A genomic segment from Roseibium algicola encodes:
- the trbF gene encoding conjugal transfer protein TrbF has protein sequence MFFKRATISYGRTPEPETPYQKAAQVWDERIGSARVQARNWRLMAFGCLVLAGGLSFGVAWQTGHSTVTPYVVEVDRLGEVKAIGPALEAYSPSDAQIAWHLARFIENVRSLSIDPIIVRENWLAAYDVTTTEAANTLNEFARQNDPFGKVGTKTVTVEVTSVVRSSPESFDIRWREEEFENGTLGATTHHRAVVTVIVKPPRTEAALRRNPLGIYVHAVNWSRELTPKEEK, from the coding sequence ATGTTCTTCAAGCGAGCAACCATCTCCTACGGCAGGACGCCGGAACCCGAAACGCCGTACCAGAAGGCAGCTCAGGTCTGGGACGAGCGGATCGGATCCGCGCGCGTCCAGGCACGAAACTGGCGCCTGATGGCCTTCGGTTGCCTGGTTCTCGCCGGCGGACTCTCCTTTGGTGTCGCCTGGCAAACCGGCCACAGCACAGTCACGCCTTACGTTGTCGAGGTCGATCGGCTGGGTGAAGTGAAGGCAATTGGACCGGCGCTCGAAGCCTATTCGCCAAGCGATGCACAGATTGCATGGCACCTCGCCCGGTTCATCGAGAACGTCCGCTCGTTGTCGATAGACCCGATCATTGTCCGCGAGAACTGGTTGGCTGCCTATGACGTCACGACCACTGAAGCTGCAAATACACTGAACGAATTTGCGCGACAGAACGATCCCTTCGGCAAGGTCGGCACGAAGACGGTCACCGTCGAGGTGACAAGCGTTGTGCGCTCCTCGCCAGAGAGCTTCGATATTCGCTGGCGTGAGGAAGAGTTCGAGAACGGAACGCTCGGCGCCACGACCCATCACCGGGCTGTCGTGACGGTCATCGTCAAGCCACCCCGTACCGAAGCTGCTCTGAGGCGGAACCCGCTCGGCATTTACGTCCACGCGGTGAACTGGAGCCGCGAACTCACTCCCAAAGAAGAAAAGTGA
- the trbG gene encoding P-type conjugative transfer protein TrbG, which translates to MKLMKRLIFLCVSVSLGACTQKQLPPEIDFDAATFDQASLTVDPPGPVTIVEKPKLLPLPGQMKKAPGIVRKTKDERTPEERIASANEAAKIEPTGGGYINAIQIYPYVEGALYQLYTAPEQLSDIALQTGEAIVAVSAGDTVRWVIGDTVSGTGDKARAHVLVKPIKEGLKTNLVIITDRRTYHLELTSDTETYMASVSWHYPRDELLALQRRNVQAHSAAEIVADRGLRLDQLKFRYRLSGDTPSWRPVRVFDDTHKVYIQFPERLDQGEAPPLFVVGPNGENQLVNYRVNGSYYIVDRLFAAAELRLGTKPQQVVRITRSDGRPAGRRSLFGFLAGDKRGAR; encoded by the coding sequence ATGAAACTGATGAAGAGACTGATCTTTCTTTGTGTTTCCGTCAGCCTTGGTGCTTGCACCCAAAAGCAGTTGCCACCGGAAATCGATTTCGACGCAGCCACCTTCGATCAGGCGAGCCTTACTGTCGACCCTCCGGGTCCGGTAACGATTGTTGAAAAGCCAAAACTTCTGCCTTTGCCGGGACAGATGAAAAAGGCGCCGGGCATCGTCAGAAAAACCAAGGATGAGCGGACACCGGAAGAACGTATCGCATCCGCCAACGAGGCCGCGAAAATCGAGCCAACCGGGGGCGGCTATATCAACGCGATCCAGATCTATCCATACGTCGAAGGCGCGCTCTATCAGCTCTACACTGCTCCGGAACAGCTCAGCGACATCGCACTCCAAACCGGTGAGGCAATTGTTGCTGTATCTGCCGGCGATACTGTCCGATGGGTCATCGGGGATACGGTGAGCGGGACAGGGGACAAGGCTCGTGCCCATGTGCTGGTGAAACCGATTAAAGAAGGTTTGAAAACCAACCTGGTCATCATCACCGACAGGCGCACTTATCATCTGGAACTGACCAGCGACACCGAAACCTATATGGCGTCGGTTTCCTGGCACTATCCGCGCGACGAGCTCCTGGCGCTCCAGCGCCGCAACGTTCAGGCACACTCAGCCGCGGAAATCGTTGCTGACCGGGGCCTTCGCCTGGATCAGCTGAAATTCCGCTACCGACTGAGCGGTGATACGCCGTCCTGGCGTCCGGTGCGGGTCTTCGATGACACACACAAGGTCTATATCCAATTTCCGGAAAGACTGGATCAGGGGGAGGCGCCACCGCTTTTCGTCGTCGGGCCCAATGGCGAGAACCAGCTCGTCAATTACCGGGTCAATGGCAGCTATTACATCGTCGACCGGCTCTTTGCCGCGGCGGAATTGCGTCTTGGGACCAAGCCTCAGCAGGTTGTCCGCATCACCCGTTCAGACGGCCGGCCTGCCGGACGACGCTCGCTATTCGGGTTCCTTGCTGGTGATAAGAGGGGAGCCAGATGA
- a CDS encoding TrbI/VirB10 family protein has product MSSDTIGATPKLDPEDLELRARPRPVKRINRRLLFLLSSAGLVLISGAVFVALDPPQILDRPGTGKELYRTENHPTPDGFDQLPSSYSDLAPKIKLGPPLPGDLGTGFVRAERDLGVRTAPELPFRPDPEADAARADRIRLARLAQQGRESGVFFQLNTKSVGTGSQLGLSVSPVDQPDTLSSNRTQSPRYSFQPVSGQTDPFEIDTGSDQNGQLHKQAFLNGGVEDDIYSKHSLQEPLSPYQLMAGTVISASLVTGLNSDLPGKVIAQVTSNVYDSWTGQHLLVPQGSRLIGTYDSQISFGQDRALVVWQRIIMPDGSSIVIDNLPATDTTGYAGLHDKVDFHTWRLLKGIALSTLLGVGSEQTFGQDERDLVEALRSSIQDSANQVGQSLAERNLNIQPTITIRPGWPLRIIVHKDVVLKPYGQQGGAQ; this is encoded by the coding sequence ATGAGTTCAGATACAATTGGCGCCACACCTAAACTTGATCCTGAAGATCTCGAATTGCGCGCAAGGCCCAGACCTGTGAAGCGGATCAATCGGCGTTTGCTGTTTCTGCTTTCGAGTGCCGGTCTGGTGTTGATTTCAGGTGCGGTTTTCGTAGCGCTCGATCCGCCGCAGATCCTTGACCGCCCAGGAACTGGCAAGGAACTCTACCGAACCGAAAATCATCCTACGCCCGACGGTTTTGATCAGCTTCCGAGCAGCTACAGCGATCTTGCGCCGAAGATTAAGCTAGGACCACCTCTGCCGGGTGATCTAGGGACCGGGTTTGTGCGGGCAGAGCGGGATCTCGGCGTCCGGACGGCACCGGAGTTGCCCTTCCGTCCTGACCCGGAAGCAGATGCCGCTCGCGCCGATCGAATTCGTCTGGCGCGGCTGGCGCAACAGGGGCGGGAATCCGGCGTCTTTTTCCAGCTCAACACCAAGTCCGTTGGAACCGGCAGCCAACTGGGTTTGAGTGTGTCACCGGTTGACCAGCCGGACACCTTAAGCTCGAACCGAACACAGTCGCCGAGGTACTCATTTCAACCGGTCTCTGGTCAAACGGATCCGTTCGAAATTGACACCGGGTCAGACCAAAATGGGCAGCTTCACAAGCAGGCGTTTCTGAACGGTGGGGTCGAAGACGACATCTATAGCAAGCACAGTTTGCAGGAACCGCTTTCACCTTATCAGCTCATGGCCGGAACCGTCATTTCGGCAAGCCTGGTAACCGGTTTGAATTCTGATCTGCCCGGCAAGGTGATCGCGCAAGTCACAAGCAATGTCTACGACAGTTGGACGGGACAGCATTTGCTCGTCCCACAAGGTTCACGTCTCATCGGCACATACGACAGTCAGATATCGTTCGGTCAGGACAGGGCGCTTGTTGTTTGGCAGCGCATAATAATGCCGGATGGATCCTCCATCGTGATCGATAACCTGCCGGCAACCGACACCACCGGGTATGCGGGGCTTCACGATAAGGTAGACTTTCACACGTGGCGGCTGCTGAAAGGAATAGCCTTGTCGACGCTATTGGGCGTCGGCAGTGAGCAGACCTTCGGCCAGGATGAGCGCGATCTGGTCGAGGCGCTCAGAAGTTCGATCCAGGATAGTGCCAACCAGGTTGGGCAGAGCCTGGCTGAACGCAATCTCAACATTCAGCCGACCATCACAATACGTCCCGGTTGGCCACTCAGGATCATCGTGCACAAGGATGTTGTGCTGAAACCCTACGGCCAACAGGGAGGAGCACAATGA
- a CDS encoding DUF2274 domain-containing protein: protein MTLKLGKLPDREAVKITFTADVELKKALNDYAEIYRQAYGQKETVSDLIPFMLTSFMDADAGFKRARKQLAERRSQSSQDQFQET, encoded by the coding sequence ATGACATTGAAACTGGGCAAGCTCCCTGATCGTGAGGCCGTAAAAATTACCTTCACCGCTGACGTCGAGCTGAAAAAAGCCTTGAACGATTACGCTGAAATCTACCGGCAGGCCTATGGGCAAAAGGAAACCGTTTCTGACCTGATCCCATTCATGCTTACGTCGTTCATGGACGCGGATGCCGGATTTAAGCGAGCGCGAAAACAACTTGCCGAAAGGCGGTCTCAATCTTCGCAAGATCAATTTCAGGAGACTTGA
- a CDS encoding DUF736 domain-containing protein, with amino-acid sequence MATIGSFTASKDGYMGTIRTLTINVKASIVANDKKASEGAPDFRVYAGPAELGAAWKSKTNDNQSREYLSVLLDDPSFSNPIRAALFEEEGTAFLVWNRREG; translated from the coding sequence ATGGCGACCATCGGCAGTTTCACCGCCAGTAAAGACGGCTACATGGGCACAATCCGAACGCTGACCATCAACGTTAAAGCCAGCATTGTCGCCAATGACAAGAAAGCTTCTGAAGGTGCGCCAGATTTCCGGGTCTATGCCGGCCCCGCTGAACTTGGCGCTGCGTGGAAATCGAAAACCAATGACAACCAGTCCAGAGAGTACCTAAGTGTGCTGTTGGACGATCCGAGCTTTTCCAATCCGATCCGAGCGGCCCTTTTTGAGGAAGAAGGCACGGCGTTCTTGGTGTGGAACAGGCGGGAAGGATGA
- a CDS encoding argonaute/piwi family protein has product MTEFTGKIFDEPLLEFGDRHSHPDPRLGLSDAGPHQTYVGEVIKIGVVGSSKTIEDAKAFMEAATDGFEGNTQKHPNLHPDFPGLKNQNPFRCGFEIGEHSVEALSKSQIDKVIKEPDHNKAVELAVEMICERLQVLEDSGDRPDVAMVALPVRLIERVWGAKVEAKSTTEKEDSGGSDAPNFRGLLKARAMPLNFSIQIVWEDVLDDTAKIPRKIKESADRKIQDEAGRSWNLLTTLYYKGSGRVPWRRQPQEGEYKACYIGISFYRDIDGQQLWTSAAQMFDERGKGFILKGGRAQTESRGKHPYMEQEDAYELVKNVLSAYRAHHKHYPARVIIMKTSRFRDEEADGFLEALDECGAELRDLVWVQEHYSAKVLRDGDYPVLRGTFIDLDGKGLLYTNGSIPYYGTYPGQYVPNPLLLCPHESSESTVTQIADEVFSLTKINWNSTQINQKLPIPIRAARKVGEVLKYLGEGQSVSSDYRKYI; this is encoded by the coding sequence TTGACTGAATTTACAGGCAAGATTTTTGATGAGCCATTGCTCGAATTTGGAGACAGGCACAGTCATCCTGACCCAAGGTTGGGTCTGAGTGATGCCGGTCCACATCAGACGTATGTCGGTGAGGTCATCAAGATTGGCGTCGTCGGTAGTTCAAAGACCATTGAAGATGCCAAGGCTTTTATGGAGGCAGCAACGGACGGGTTTGAGGGCAACACACAAAAGCACCCAAATCTTCACCCGGATTTCCCGGGACTGAAGAACCAAAACCCCTTCAGATGCGGGTTCGAAATTGGCGAACATTCAGTTGAGGCACTTTCCAAGTCACAGATCGACAAGGTGATCAAAGAGCCGGACCACAATAAGGCGGTCGAGTTGGCTGTGGAGATGATCTGCGAAAGGCTGCAGGTTCTGGAAGATAGCGGAGATCGACCTGATGTCGCCATGGTCGCTCTCCCGGTACGACTGATCGAACGGGTTTGGGGAGCGAAGGTCGAAGCGAAATCCACCACCGAGAAGGAAGACAGCGGCGGATCAGACGCACCGAACTTTCGCGGATTGCTCAAGGCCAGGGCAATGCCCTTGAACTTCTCCATCCAGATTGTCTGGGAGGATGTACTTGACGACACGGCGAAGATACCTCGAAAAATCAAGGAATCTGCCGATCGCAAGATACAGGATGAAGCAGGGCGCAGCTGGAACCTGCTAACAACCCTTTACTACAAGGGCAGTGGCCGTGTTCCGTGGCGTCGACAACCGCAAGAGGGGGAGTACAAGGCTTGCTACATCGGCATCAGCTTCTATCGAGACATTGATGGTCAGCAGCTTTGGACGAGTGCGGCACAAATGTTCGACGAGCGCGGCAAAGGGTTCATTTTGAAAGGGGGGCGAGCCCAAACTGAATCTCGGGGTAAGCACCCCTATATGGAGCAGGAGGACGCCTATGAGCTCGTCAAGAACGTTCTGAGCGCGTACCGGGCGCACCACAAGCACTATCCAGCAAGAGTCATCATCATGAAGACATCGCGTTTCCGCGATGAAGAAGCAGATGGGTTCTTGGAAGCGCTGGACGAATGTGGCGCAGAGCTGCGTGACCTCGTATGGGTACAGGAGCACTACTCAGCGAAAGTCCTTCGCGATGGAGACTATCCTGTCCTGCGCGGAACCTTCATCGATCTCGATGGAAAGGGTTTGCTCTACACCAATGGGAGCATCCCCTATTATGGGACCTATCCAGGTCAGTATGTCCCCAACCCCCTGCTTCTATGTCCGCATGAATCGAGCGAAAGTACCGTTACGCAGATCGCAGACGAAGTGTTTTCGCTGACAAAGATCAATTGGAATTCAACGCAGATAAATCAGAAACTGCCCATTCCAATCCGGGCCGCACGGAAGGTCGGCGAGGTGCTCAAATACCTTGGTGAGGGACAATCAGTAAGCTCGGACTACCGAAAGTACATCTGA
- a CDS encoding DUF4365 domain-containing protein translates to MSKRITDSQLIGEIGESAAKTRFLNIGFQFDGRSRLEAGIDGIAEVMDDGTPLAKMIAVQVKARDKAKYSNETDEGFTYLLRTEDLHYWRNSNLPVILVLYRRSDETFYWKEIPNAFSVDERKLVFDKNADLLNHQSADSLAQLTVPKAGHGYYVPPLGGGEEALVNMLPIKLPNEIFVASTPYTSKQAMAILFDGDESPRFDWAIKGRTFWSFHDPREECTAQIVDEDQVEAIETSMIAFHEDINEQNNFSFLLKQVLRHQFGRDLGWDKERKIFYFLAEVENQSRVFKYQSTVNRAEADVVNAVKDKKDEDRIAFVRHHAFSARFELMLDQWFLILSPTYHFTTNGFIPHSYPAALLAGKKRLDNNASLRGQVIMWHRFLSGSEVPKDDLFGSYHSGEKYLGFGPPPSVSLPTTVPEKAWASSKSKKGSESEDDLLEGLQLD, encoded by the coding sequence ATGTCAAAAAGGATCACAGATAGTCAACTCATAGGAGAAATCGGCGAGTCAGCCGCCAAGACCCGTTTCTTAAATATTGGATTTCAGTTCGATGGGCGATCGCGTCTGGAAGCGGGCATAGATGGTATCGCTGAGGTCATGGACGATGGAACGCCTCTGGCGAAAATGATCGCTGTACAGGTCAAAGCCAGAGACAAGGCGAAATACTCCAATGAGACCGACGAAGGTTTTACTTATTTGCTTCGAACCGAAGACCTTCACTATTGGCGTAATTCAAATCTGCCTGTCATCCTGGTTTTGTATCGCCGGTCCGATGAAACCTTCTACTGGAAGGAGATACCGAATGCGTTCAGCGTGGATGAGCGAAAACTGGTCTTTGACAAAAATGCGGATCTTCTAAACCATCAGTCGGCCGACAGCCTCGCCCAACTGACTGTGCCCAAAGCCGGACATGGCTACTATGTCCCACCTTTGGGTGGCGGCGAAGAAGCCCTGGTGAACATGCTTCCAATCAAGCTACCTAACGAAATCTTCGTTGCGTCCACGCCGTACACATCAAAACAAGCCATGGCGATCCTGTTTGATGGAGATGAATCGCCTCGTTTTGATTGGGCCATAAAGGGTCGAACTTTCTGGTCATTCCATGACCCGCGAGAAGAATGCACCGCGCAGATCGTGGATGAGGATCAGGTTGAAGCAATCGAAACATCTATGATCGCGTTTCACGAAGACATCAATGAGCAAAACAATTTCTCTTTTTTGCTGAAACAAGTCCTACGACACCAGTTTGGTCGCGATTTGGGATGGGACAAAGAACGGAAAATTTTCTACTTCCTGGCGGAAGTCGAGAATCAAAGTCGAGTGTTCAAATATCAGTCCACGGTGAACCGGGCAGAGGCTGATGTCGTCAACGCGGTCAAGGATAAAAAGGACGAAGACAGGATCGCCTTTGTTCGTCACCATGCATTCTCCGCTCGGTTCGAATTGATGCTTGACCAGTGGTTCCTGATTTTGAGTCCAACATATCATTTCACAACCAATGGATTTATCCCACATTCATATCCGGCCGCACTTTTGGCGGGGAAGAAACGTCTCGACAACAACGCGTCTCTCCGTGGTCAGGTGATCATGTGGCATCGCTTCCTGTCTGGCAGCGAGGTGCCCAAAGACGATCTTTTTGGATCGTATCACTCAGGTGAAAAGTACCTCGGGTTCGGCCCGCCCCCGTCTGTCAGCTTGCCCACAACAGTCCCCGAAAAGGCCTGGGCATCGTCGAAATCCAAGAAGGGTAGTGAGTCAGAAGACGATTTGCTGGAGGGACTTCAGCTTGACTGA
- a CDS encoding DEAD/DEAH box helicase, producing MYDPDTSALIRSTPELPDLDRDALPDRLARAFAEIVSARVTLRDGDDGIESLVATIRFARRLAQTNEALVVVNPDRENKAAAGFVAASAYQLVHQATALREAGLPASYLRPDGISPDVSAMLLFLVAEASADAAEAATAMRIPTGDRLQSELILHLIMLANGQVGRIRERKRPSQDELVTGTGGERANAALYYRILRGVRALAFVLQGRRIRGMVDPIAVFAEVKDLAAPSHEEVTELFGEGAIAVFPGPFHLASLLIAVGSSLLDGAVVNLPPPDGVPKDRWAEAMKTVAKTRPYLWRNHKDAVNRGYLENGTSSAIGFPTGAGKSTTAQLKIHATLLSGRKAVFLAPTHALVDQTTRDLRNAFPRASVRGERTDEFGFSGGDEELPDLMVMTPEACLLSTHMEPERFEDVGLLIFDECHLMHPSTDGDRRAIDAMLCILGFTRVAPVADIVLLSAMMKNSEELSGWLAELTGRAALALDNAWKPTRQLRGCIVYDAKRLAELHKLLRSERRKKPKGGVPAAVGRQLTVRPNAFFSVKQTWASQVRRDYALVPLLDEALQLSTNKFWKLTPNSGVVASSVAAAAARAGLRTLVFSQSIPNAVSIADKAGIALDVCDVELNESERRAYEVAVDEMGDPEQLYLTLTDGKLTSRATTHHGQLLPEERQLAESLYKRKGALSVLAATPTLGQGMNLPADLVIIAEDSQYDTASGRKDLLKPEDLLNAAGRAGRAGENATGIVLVVPGRLVPLDDDENKIGSRWTRLRDIFGQSDQCLVLNDPFTALMDRIHDNATDAGDLEKYVVARLAETQHGEDGQLDVRLGLARSFAAYRKCLEAEEDWVESRTAAALSLLNTDDEDLAIEAITLRNTASMLGMPEDVLKDLASALSDRGFESFTSVAELCNWMFDWMLAKPEHMPRVIKPEGLEYLFGNDFKKLKDDQSRADYALPKLRAALEAWMGGAPLIEIQKELSDKTRDKKRSTSARKFVIRIIPDLAHLLGAPLQILQGHINMQSSDPVEQVPALIHANRCVRRGYASAEMAAFNTLMWSAKWSRREVHRNFSNVVTYLKAASPGETIEALEARVEAASNAELNDRDLSDLI from the coding sequence ATGTATGATCCAGACACTTCCGCTCTCATTCGTTCTACTCCCGAATTACCTGATCTGGATCGAGATGCGTTACCGGATCGTCTCGCGCGTGCATTTGCTGAAATTGTATCGGCACGGGTTACGTTGCGTGATGGCGACGACGGTATTGAATCACTCGTCGCGACCATTCGCTTCGCACGACGCCTTGCCCAGACCAATGAGGCATTGGTCGTTGTAAATCCAGATCGAGAAAACAAGGCAGCCGCCGGATTTGTCGCGGCTAGTGCGTATCAACTGGTTCATCAGGCTACTGCTCTGAGAGAAGCGGGATTACCAGCGTCTTACTTAAGGCCTGATGGAATAAGCCCAGATGTTTCTGCGATGCTGCTCTTTCTCGTAGCTGAGGCTTCGGCAGATGCTGCAGAAGCGGCCACGGCTATGCGCATTCCTACAGGCGACAGGCTTCAATCAGAACTCATTCTTCACCTAATCATGCTGGCCAATGGTCAGGTAGGCCGCATCCGGGAGCGCAAACGGCCATCACAAGATGAGCTCGTTACCGGTACGGGCGGTGAGCGCGCAAATGCCGCCCTCTACTATCGTATTTTAAGAGGAGTTCGGGCTCTCGCCTTCGTACTGCAGGGGCGACGGATAAGGGGCATGGTCGATCCAATTGCAGTATTCGCCGAAGTAAAAGATTTGGCAGCACCTAGCCACGAGGAAGTGACGGAGCTCTTTGGTGAAGGCGCTATTGCTGTGTTTCCGGGCCCATTTCATTTGGCGAGCCTCCTGATTGCTGTCGGATCATCACTTTTGGATGGGGCTGTGGTGAATCTTCCTCCTCCAGATGGCGTGCCCAAAGATCGCTGGGCCGAAGCAATGAAAACGGTGGCCAAAACTCGCCCTTATCTATGGCGGAATCACAAGGACGCCGTAAACCGCGGCTATCTTGAGAACGGAACATCATCGGCCATCGGTTTCCCAACAGGCGCAGGAAAATCGACGACGGCTCAGTTAAAGATTCACGCCACTTTGTTGTCGGGTCGAAAAGCGGTATTTTTGGCACCGACCCACGCCCTCGTAGACCAAACAACCCGAGATTTGCGCAATGCTTTTCCGCGCGCTTCCGTCAGAGGAGAACGCACAGATGAGTTTGGCTTCTCTGGTGGTGACGAGGAATTGCCGGATCTCATGGTCATGACGCCGGAGGCTTGTCTGCTTTCTACTCATATGGAGCCCGAGCGGTTTGAGGATGTAGGTCTCCTGATTTTCGACGAATGCCATCTGATGCATCCCAGCACCGATGGGGACCGGCGCGCGATTGACGCAATGCTTTGCATTTTAGGCTTCACGCGGGTCGCACCCGTCGCTGACATCGTACTGCTTTCAGCCATGATGAAAAACAGTGAGGAACTGAGCGGATGGCTTGCGGAGCTGACAGGTAGGGCAGCTCTGGCTTTGGACAATGCTTGGAAACCCACACGCCAGCTGAGGGGATGCATCGTCTATGACGCAAAGAGACTGGCGGAGCTTCACAAGCTGCTGAGAAGCGAGCGACGTAAAAAGCCAAAAGGCGGGGTTCCAGCCGCTGTTGGGCGCCAACTTACGGTTAGGCCAAACGCATTTTTCAGCGTCAAGCAAACCTGGGCTTCCCAGGTCAGACGTGATTATGCTCTTGTGCCCCTACTCGATGAGGCATTGCAGTTATCGACAAACAAGTTTTGGAAGCTTACCCCGAATTCGGGCGTTGTTGCGTCTTCGGTTGCAGCGGCGGCCGCACGCGCTGGGTTGAGAACGCTTGTGTTTTCGCAATCAATCCCAAATGCAGTTTCAATAGCTGACAAGGCAGGGATTGCCCTCGATGTTTGCGATGTCGAGCTGAATGAATCGGAACGGAGAGCCTACGAAGTTGCAGTTGATGAAATGGGCGATCCTGAACAACTCTATCTGACACTCACAGATGGTAAGCTTACGTCCCGGGCGACAACTCATCATGGACAGTTGCTTCCCGAGGAACGTCAGCTTGCCGAGTCGCTCTACAAGCGGAAAGGGGCGCTGTCGGTACTAGCCGCGACACCGACCCTCGGTCAGGGCATGAACTTGCCGGCCGATCTTGTCATCATCGCAGAAGATAGCCAGTACGATACCGCATCCGGGCGCAAGGATCTCTTGAAACCCGAAGACCTGCTCAACGCCGCTGGTCGTGCCGGCAGGGCCGGTGAGAACGCAACGGGCATCGTATTGGTCGTCCCTGGGCGGTTAGTCCCTTTAGACGATGATGAAAACAAGATCGGCTCCAGATGGACAAGACTTCGAGATATTTTCGGGCAATCAGATCAATGCTTAGTTCTGAATGATCCCTTCACAGCGTTGATGGATCGCATACACGACAACGCAACCGACGCTGGCGACCTGGAAAAATATGTCGTTGCCCGGCTAGCGGAAACCCAACACGGTGAAGATGGGCAATTGGATGTTCGCCTCGGCCTGGCGCGAAGCTTTGCGGCTTACCGGAAATGTCTGGAGGCAGAGGAGGACTGGGTCGAAAGTAGGACAGCCGCAGCGCTTTCATTGCTGAATACCGATGATGAAGACTTGGCGATAGAGGCAATCACTCTGCGCAATACCGCTTCGATGTTGGGCATGCCGGAAGATGTTCTAAAGGACCTGGCCAGCGCACTTTCAGATCGGGGCTTTGAGAGTTTCACATCTGTCGCAGAATTGTGCAATTGGATGTTCGATTGGATGCTCGCGAAGCCCGAACATATGCCTCGCGTGATCAAACCGGAAGGTCTGGAATACCTGTTCGGGAACGATTTCAAGAAGCTGAAAGATGATCAGAGTCGGGCGGACTATGCCCTTCCGAAGCTACGTGCCGCACTTGAAGCGTGGATGGGTGGCGCGCCTCTGATCGAGATTCAGAAGGAACTCTCTGACAAGACCCGGGACAAAAAGCGCAGCACAAGTGCACGTAAATTTGTAATCCGGATTATTCCAGACTTGGCGCACCTGTTGGGCGCTCCGCTCCAAATCCTGCAGGGTCACATCAACATGCAATCCAGCGATCCGGTCGAGCAAGTCCCGGCATTGATACACGCCAATCGCTGTGTCAGGCGAGGATACGCGAGTGCTGAAATGGCAGCCTTCAACACTCTCATGTGGTCTGCAAAATGGTCGCGGCGTGAAGTTCATCGAAACTTCTCGAACGTAGTGACGTACCTCAAAGCAGCAAGTCCAGGAGAGACAATTGAAGCGTTAGAGGCTCGTGTTGAAGCCGCGTCAAACGCTGAACTCAACGATAGAGATTTATCAGATTTGATCTAG